The Pelagibius sp. CAU 1746 genomic sequence GAAGCGGCCTCAGCGGCGACAGGCAACGTGAAGATCGTCAAGTCCGTGTGCACGCATTGCTCCGTGGGCTGCACGGTCATGGCCGAAGTTCAAGACGGCGTCTGGGTCGGGCAGGAGCCCGGCTGGGACAGCCCCTTCAACCTCGGCTCGCACTGCGCCAAGGGCGCCTCGGTGCGTGAGCACGCGCACGGCGAACGCCGCCTGAAGCATCCGACCAAGTTGGTTGACGGCAAGTGGACCAAGATTACCTGGGAACAGGCGATCGATGAAATCGGCGACAAGATGCTGGAGATCTACCAGAGCTCCGGCCCCGATTCCGTCTACTGGCTGGGCTCCGCGAAGCACAGCAACGAGCAGGCCTATCTTTTCCGCAAGTTCTACGCTTTCTGGGGGTCGAACAACGGCGACCACCAGGCGCGTATCTGTCACTCGACCACGGTCGCGGGTGTTGCGAACACCTGGGGCTACGGCGCGATGACGAACAGCTACAACGACATCCACAACTCGCGCGCCATCTTCCAGATCGGCGGCAACCCGGCCGAAGCCCACCCCGTCGCCATGCAGCACATGCTGAAGGCCAAGGAGCAGAACAACGCGCCCTTCATCGTCTGCGACCCGCGCTTCACGCGCACCGCGGCGCATGCCGATGAATACGTGCGGTTCCGCCCCGGCACCGACGTGGCGCTGATCTGGGGTATCCTCTGGCATGTTTTCGAGAACGGCTGGGAGGACAAGGAGTTCATCCGCCAGCGCGTCTGGGGCATGGACCAGATCAAGGCCGAAGTCGCTAAGTGGACGCCCGAGGAAACCGAGCGTGTCACCGGCGTGCCGGGCTCGCAGTTGAAGCGCGTTGCGCGGACGCTGGCCAACAACCGCCCCTTCACCATCATCTGGTGCATGGGCGGCACCCAGCATACCAACGGCAACAACAACACCCGGGCCTACTGCATCCTCGGTCTCTCCCTCGGCGTGATCGGGACCAGCGGCGGCGGCACCAACATCTACCGCGGCCACGACAACGTTCAGGGCGCGACCGATCTGGGCGTGCTCTGCCACACCCTGCCGGGCTACTACGGTCTTTCGGCCGGCGCCTGGAAGCATTGGTCGCGGGTCTGGGATATCGACTACGAGTGGCTGCAGGGCCGTTTCGTCAGCAAGGACTTCATGGAGAAGGCCGGCGTGCCGGTGTCGCGCTGGTTCGACCTTGCCTTGGAGGCGAAGGAAAACATCGACCAGCCGGACAACCTCCGGGCCATGGTCTTCTGGGGGCACGCGGCGAACTCGCAGACCCGTCTGCCCGACATGAAGAAGGCGATGGAGAAGCTGGACCTCCTGGTCATCGTCGACCCCTATCCGACGATGGCGGCGGTGATGAACGACCGCAAGGACGGCACCTACCTGCTGCCGGCGGCCACGCAGTTCGAGACCTATGGCTCCGTGACCGCGTCCAACCGCTCGCTGCAGTGGCGCGACAAGGTCTTCGACCCGCTCTTTGAGTCCAAGGTCGACCACGAGATCATGTATCTCTTCGCCAAGAAGCTCGGTTTCGCGGACGAGATGTTCAAGAACATCAAGGTCGAGAACAATGTTCCGCTGGTCGAGGACGTGCTGCGCGAGATCAATCGCGGCATGTGGACCATCGGCTACACCGGACAGTCGCCGGAGCGCCTGAAGACCCACATGGCGAACCAGCAGACCTTCGACAAGACCTCGTTGCAGGCCCGCGGTGGTCCTGCCGACGGCGACTACTACGGCCTGCCGTGGCCCTGCTGGGGCACGGCGGAGATGGGTCATCCGGGCACCCCGGTCCTCTACGATCCGTCGAAGCCGGTCGCCGAGGGCGGTCTCTGCTTCCGCGCGCGTTTCGGCGTGGAGCGCGACGGCGACAACCTTCTCGCCGAAGGGTCCTACCCGGTCGGCTCGGAGATCCAGGACGGTTATCCCGAGTTCACCATGGCCATGCTGAAGAAGCTGGGCTGGGACAAGGATCTGACCGACGAGGAGCGTTCGTCCATCGAGGCCGTCGCCGGCGACAAGACCAACTGGAAGATCGACCTTTCGGGCGGTATCCAGCGCGTCGCCATCAAGCACGGCTGCGCCCCCTTCGGCAATGCCAAGGCACGTACCGTGGTGTGGAACTTCCCGGATCCGGTGCCGCTGCACCGCGAGCCGCTCTACACGCCGCGGCGCGATCTGGTGGCCGACTACCCGACCTACGACGATCGCAAGATGTATCGCTTGCCGATCCTCTACAAGTCGATCCAGGACAAGGATTTCTCGGGCGACTTCCCGACCATTCTCACGTCCGGCCGTCTGGTCGAATATGAGGGCGGCGGCGAAGAATCCCGGTCCAACCCTTGGCTGGCCGAGTTGCAGCAGGACATGTTCGTCGAGATCAACCCCGTGGACGCCAACAACAGCGGCGTGCGCGACGGCGAAATGGTCTGGGTACACAGCCCCGAGGGCGCGAAGGTCAAGGTCAAAGCAATGGTGACCGAGCGTGTCGGGCGCGGCGTGGCATTCATGCCGTTCCACTTCGGCGGTCATTGGCAAGGTGAGGATCAGCGCCACAAGTATCCGAAGGGCGCCGATCCTTACGTACTCGGTGAAGCCAGCAACACGGCACAGACATACGGGTATGACTCGGTGACCAACATGCAGGAAACCAAAGTCACGCTCTGCCGTGTCGAGCCGGCTTAAGGGAGGAGTTGAATCATGGCACGAATGAAATTCCTCTGCGACGCCGAGCGTTGCATCGAGTGCAATGCCTGCGTCACGGCGTGCAAGAACGAGCATGAGGTGCCTTGGGGCGTGAACCGGCGCCGGGTGGTGACCATCAATGATGGCAAGCCCGGTGAGCGGTCCATCTCCGTGGCCTGCATGCACTGTTCCGACGCGCCCTGCATGGCCGTCTGCCCGGTGGACTGCTTCTACCAGACCGAAGACGGTGTGGTGCTGCACTCCAAGGATCTCTGCATCGGC encodes the following:
- a CDS encoding formate dehydrogenase subunit alpha, translating into MLTKRTNGVANGPRLSKAVAGGAGSAIDRRTFLKRSGLTAGGIAAASVPLGMVKKAEAASAATGNVKIVKSVCTHCSVGCTVMAEVQDGVWVGQEPGWDSPFNLGSHCAKGASVREHAHGERRLKHPTKLVDGKWTKITWEQAIDEIGDKMLEIYQSSGPDSVYWLGSAKHSNEQAYLFRKFYAFWGSNNGDHQARICHSTTVAGVANTWGYGAMTNSYNDIHNSRAIFQIGGNPAEAHPVAMQHMLKAKEQNNAPFIVCDPRFTRTAAHADEYVRFRPGTDVALIWGILWHVFENGWEDKEFIRQRVWGMDQIKAEVAKWTPEETERVTGVPGSQLKRVARTLANNRPFTIIWCMGGTQHTNGNNNTRAYCILGLSLGVIGTSGGGTNIYRGHDNVQGATDLGVLCHTLPGYYGLSAGAWKHWSRVWDIDYEWLQGRFVSKDFMEKAGVPVSRWFDLALEAKENIDQPDNLRAMVFWGHAANSQTRLPDMKKAMEKLDLLVIVDPYPTMAAVMNDRKDGTYLLPAATQFETYGSVTASNRSLQWRDKVFDPLFESKVDHEIMYLFAKKLGFADEMFKNIKVENNVPLVEDVLREINRGMWTIGYTGQSPERLKTHMANQQTFDKTSLQARGGPADGDYYGLPWPCWGTAEMGHPGTPVLYDPSKPVAEGGLCFRARFGVERDGDNLLAEGSYPVGSEIQDGYPEFTMAMLKKLGWDKDLTDEERSSIEAVAGDKTNWKIDLSGGIQRVAIKHGCAPFGNAKARTVVWNFPDPVPLHREPLYTPRRDLVADYPTYDDRKMYRLPILYKSIQDKDFSGDFPTILTSGRLVEYEGGGEESRSNPWLAELQQDMFVEINPVDANNSGVRDGEMVWVHSPEGAKVKVKAMVTERVGRGVAFMPFHFGGHWQGEDQRHKYPKGADPYVLGEASNTAQTYGYDSVTNMQETKVTLCRVEPA